In Brachypodium distachyon strain Bd21 chromosome 2, Brachypodium_distachyon_v3.0, whole genome shotgun sequence, one genomic interval encodes:
- the LOC100831115 gene encoding small nuclear ribonucleoprotein Sm D2 isoform X2: protein MAEEPATGKKEEEEFSTGPLSVLMLSVKNNTQVLINCRNNKKLLGRVRAFDRHCNMVLENVREMWTEVPKTGKGKKKAHPVNKDRFISKMFLRGDSVIIVLRNPK from the exons ATGGCTGAGGAACCCGCCACT gggaagaaggaggaggaggagttcaGCACGGGGCCTCTGTCCGTGCTCATGCTGAGCGTCAAGAACAATACTCAG GTGCTTATCAACTGCCGGAACAACAAGAAGTTACTTGGTCGTGTGAGGGCATTTGATCGTCATTGCAACATGGTTCTTGAGAACGTTAGGGAGATGTGGACTGAG GTCCCAAAGACTGGTAAAGGCAAGAAGAAGGCTCATCCCGTGAACAAGGACAGGTTCATAAGCAAGATGTTTCTCCGTGGGGACTCCGTCATCATTGTTCTCAGGAACCCGAAATGA
- the LOC100829891 gene encoding beta-fructofuranosidase, insoluble isoenzyme 4: MAPMSQAWAFSFLLLLALFSSFLICSSNGERVFLYPQSPKVSSIVSKRYRTAYHFQPPKNWINDPNGPMYYNGFYHEFYQYNPNGSLWGNIVWGHSVSTDLVNWIRLEAAIERDTPSDINGCWTGSATILTGGQLVIIYTGADTEKRQVQNIVLPKNQSDPYLREWIKVGDNPVIEPVGPGLNSSQFRDPTTGWIGPDGLWRIAVGAELNGYSAALLYKSKDFLTWTRVDHPLYSSKTFSMWECPDFFAVLPGNKSGLDLSAAIPNGAKHVLKMSLDSCDKYMIGVYDLKLDTFVPDTVLEDRRLWLRIDYGNYYASKSFFDSKKGRRIIWGWTNETDSSSDDVAKGWAGIHAIPRTIWLGGDGKQLLQWPVQEIESLHTGEISHQGIELKKGDLFEIKGTDTLQADVEIDFELTSNNNTDPFDPSWLLDTEKHCREADASVHGGVGPFGLVVLASDNMEEHTTVHFRVYKSQHKYMILMCSDLRRSSLRPGLYTPAYGGFFEFDLEKEKKISLRTLIDRSAVESFGGGGRVCIMARVYPVALVDDGGARMYAFNNGSSTVRVPQLRAWSMTRAQVNVNKV; this comes from the exons ATGGCCCCCATGTCCCAAGCTTgggccttctccttcctcctcctccttgctctCTTCTCCTCGTTCCTCATCTGCAGCAGCAATGGAGAGAGAGTCTTCCTCTACCCACAGTCTCCAAAGGTCTCCTCTATTGTCAGCAAGAGGTACAGGACTGCCTACCACTTCCAGCCTCCCAAGAACTGGATCAATG ATCCAAATG GACCAATGTACTACAATGGCTTCTACCATGAATTCTACCAGTATAACCCCAACGGCTCCCTCTGGGGTAACATAGTTTGGGGCCATTCGGTTTCAACAGACCTCGTCAACTGGATCCGGCTTGAAGCGGCAATAGAACGGGATACCCCGAGCGACATAAATGGTTGCTGGACCGGTTCAGCCACAATTCTCACCGGTGGTCAACTGGTCATCATATACACTGGTGCTGACACGGAGAAGCGTCAGGTACAAAACATTGTTCTCCCAAAAAACCAGTCTGACCCATACCTGAGGGAATGGATCAAAGTGGGAGATAACCCGGTGATCGAACCGGTTGGACCGGGGTTGAACTCGAGTCAGTTCAGGGATCCGACAACCGGTTGGATTGGACCGGATGGACTATGGAGGATAGCAGTTGGTGCTGAGCTGAATGGCTACAGTGCCGCACTTTTGTACAAGAGTAAAGACTTTCTGACTTGGACTAGAGTTGACCACCCACTATATTCATCCAAAACCTTCTCTATGTGGGAGTGCCCGGATTTCTTCGCGGTATTGCCTGGCAATAAGAGTGGATTGGACCTGTCCGCAGCGATACCGAATGGCGCGAAGCACGTCCTTAAGATGAGCCTGGATTCCTGTGACAAGTACATGATTGGAGTTTATGATCTCAAACTTGATACCTTTGTGCCAGATACTGTCCTAGAGGACCGACGGCTTTGGTTGAGAATCGATTATGGCAATTACTATGCTTCGAAGTCGTTCTTCGACTCAAAAAAGGGCAGGAGGATTATATGGGGTTGGACTAACGAAACAGACAGTTCTTCAGATGATGTTGCAAAAGGTTGGGCTGGAATCCAT GCAATTCCCAGGACAATTTGGTTAGGTGGCGATGGCAAGCAGTTGCTGCAGTGGCCAGTTCAAGAGATCGAGTCGCTCCATACAGGAGAAATCAGCCATCAAGGAATAGAGCTGAAGAAGGGAGATCTATTTGAGATTAAGGGAACTGATACTTTGCAG GCTGATGTGGAGATAGATTTTGAGCTGACATCTAACAATAACACCGATCCTTTTGACCCTTCCTGGCTTTTGGACACGGAGAAGCATTGCCGGGAAGCCGACGCATCGGTTCATGGCGGCGTAGGGCCGTTTGGACTTGTTGTACTGGCCTCTGACAACATGGAGGAGCACACTACTGTGCACTTCAGAGTTTacaaatcacagcacaagtaCATGATCCTCATGTGCTCTGATCTCAGAAG GTCTTCCCTGAGACCAGGACTGTACACACCAGCCTATGGAGGCTTCTTTGAATTTGATcttgaaaaggaaaagaagatatCTCTGAGAACTCTG ATTGATCGGTCGGCGGTAGAGAGCTTCGGTGGTGGCGGCAGGGTCTGCATCATGGCCAGGGTCTACCCGGTAGCGCTGGTCGATGACGGCGGGGCCCGCATGTATGCCTTCAACAACGGCAGCAGTACGGTCAGGGTGCCACAGCTCAGGGCATGGAGCATGACAAGAGCACAAGTGAATGTGAACAAGGTGTAA
- the LOC100835326 gene encoding rho GTPase-activating protein 1: MSGGGGDKEKEKAVDHHHHQALLSPGAGGSSRGSTAAMEIGWPTDVRHVAHVTFDRFHGFRGLPADLQPEAAANAPSASKTVFGVSPESMQHGHDARGNSVPTILLLLQRRLYAQGEGLATEGVFRVAADEAQERLVRDHLDRAGAIPSSPSSDNAAAVDVHCLAGLIKAWFRELPGGLLDALPEDEVARCRTADEAARLCAASLPPGKAALLDWAVELMADVAAMEAKNRMGSRNVAMVFAPNMTQTVDPLTALKYAVQVMNFLNLLIERALRQRRERQQGDAEEDDEQQQKQKQLQLN, from the exons atgagcggcggcggcggcgacaaggagaaggagaaggcggtggatcatcatcatcatcaggcACTTCTctcccccggcgccggcggcagctcgCGCGGTAgcacggcggcgatggagaTCGGGTGGCCGACGGACGTCCGCCACGTGGCCCACGTCACCTTCGACCGCTTCCACGGCTTCCGCGGCCTCCCCGCCGACCTCCAgcccgaggccgccgccaacgccccCAGCGCCAG CAAGACGGTGTTCGGGGTGTCGCCGGAGTCGATGCAGCACGGGCACGACGCGCGGGGGAACAGCGTGCCCACcatcctgctcctcctccagcgccgcctctACGCGCAGGGGGAAGGCCTTGCCACCGAGGGCGTGTtccgcgtcgccgccgacgaggcccAGGAGCGGCTCGTCCGCGACCACCTCGAccgcgccggcgccatcccttcttccccttcatccgacaatgccgccgccgtcgacgtgCACTGCCTGGCGGGGCTCATCAAGGCCTGGTTCCGAGAGCTCCCGGGCGGGCTCCTCGACGCGCTGCCCGAGGACGAGGTGGCCCGGTGCCGCACCGCCGACGAGGCCGCCCGGCTCTGCGCCGCCTCGCTGCCGCCCGGGAAGGCGGCGCTGCTCGACTGGGCCGTCGAGCTCATGGCCGACGTCGCCGCCATGGAAGCGAAGAACCGGATGGGGTCCCGCAACGTCGCCATGGTCTTCGCCCCCAACATGACGCAG ACGGTGGATCCGCTGACGGCGCTCAAGTACGCCGTGCAGGTGATGAACTTCCTCAACCTGCTCATCGAGAGGGCGCTCCGGCAGAGGCGAGAGCGGCAGCAAGGCGATGCTGAAGAAGACGATGaacagcagcagaagcagaagcagctgCAGCTTAATTAA
- the LOC100831115 gene encoding small nuclear ribonucleoprotein Sm D2 isoform X1: MAEEPATQGKKEEEEFSTGPLSVLMLSVKNNTQVLINCRNNKKLLGRVRAFDRHCNMVLENVREMWTEVPKTGKGKKKAHPVNKDRFISKMFLRGDSVIIVLRNPK, from the exons ATGGCTGAGGAACCCGCCACT CaggggaagaaggaggaggaggagttcaGCACGGGGCCTCTGTCCGTGCTCATGCTGAGCGTCAAGAACAATACTCAG GTGCTTATCAACTGCCGGAACAACAAGAAGTTACTTGGTCGTGTGAGGGCATTTGATCGTCATTGCAACATGGTTCTTGAGAACGTTAGGGAGATGTGGACTGAG GTCCCAAAGACTGGTAAAGGCAAGAAGAAGGCTCATCCCGTGAACAAGGACAGGTTCATAAGCAAGATGTTTCTCCGTGGGGACTCCGTCATCATTGTTCTCAGGAACCCGAAATGA